The Bdellovibrio bacteriovorus DNA window TCATGCACATTCTCTCTCTATGTCCATTCAAGTTTTACCTCCTGAAGTCGTTGACCAAATTGCCGCTGGCGAAGTGGTGGAGCGTCCTGCTCACTTAGTCAAAGAGCTTGTTGAAAACAGCATCGATGCGGGTGCCACGCGTGTGCACGTTGAATTTTTTGATGGCGGTCGCATTGTCAAAGTTATCGATAACGGGAAGGGGATGGCCCCTGAAGATTTACCGAAAGCCTTAGAGCGTTTTGCAACCAGTAAAATTTCAAAGACTGATGATTTGTGGCGCTTAAGAACTTTCGGATTTCGTGGAGAAGCCTTAGCCAGTATTGCCGCTGTTAGTAAGCTGACGCTGACTTCACGTCGCCCTGATGATGAACAAGCCCATCAGTTGATTTCAGAATACGGGCGCAAAAAAGACATCGACAAAGTCGGTGGCTCGCAAGGCACGACCATCTTAATTGAAAATCTTTTTGATAACACGCCGGCGCGTTTGAAGTTCTTAAAATCAGATGCCGCGGAAAATACGGCGATCAAAACAACTTTAAAAGCCATGGCCTTATCTCACTATGACGTGGAATTCCGCATTCAGGAAAATGGCAAGCTCGTCAGTTTCTGGCCGGCATGTAAAAATCGTAAAGACCGTGTTGAACAGATTTTAGAAATCAAACCTCTTTTTGTCGGCGAAGCTTCGCGTGAAAATGTGAAAGCCTACGCGGTGTTTGCAGATCCTCATAACGTGGCAAAGACAGCTAAGAATATTTGGCTTTTTGCTCAGAATCGCTGGATTCAAGACCGCAGTTTACAAGCGGCGGTAAATGAAGCCTATCGCAGTCTTCTTATGCATGGGGAATATCCCATTGCTGTCGTTTGGGTGGAAACAGATCCAGACTGTGTCGATGTGAATATTCATCCGACAAAATCTCAGGTGAAATTCCAAGAACCGTCATTGGCATTCCGTGCGGTCGCAGGGGCGTTGCGCAGCACTTTAGAGCAAGCTCCGTGGCTGCCGGCCCAGCAAAGGCCGCAACCGATAGCACCACTTTCGGATGTGTCTCCTGCGGATTACCCCTCTACACAAGGGCTTCCTAATTTCCTGAATTCATCACCCGCGATGCCGGTGATGCCTAAAGAAAATCTGGCCTTCGATGATTCGTCTTTAAAAGCGACTAGCTTTCAAAAGAAAGATTTTTCTTTCCCAGGTTCCTCAGTGAATCAACCGAAAGTCAGCTATCAAACTTTGGCTGAGGCGGCATCTTCTCGTGAAAGCCTAGGTCCTTCTACAATTGTAGAGCCTGAAGCCCCCTGCGGATACTGGTCGTCATTGGAAGTTTTAGGTCAAGCGAATCTAACTTACATTGTGACTCAAGCTCGCGACAAAATTGTTTTCGTTGATCAGCATGCAGCTCATGAGCGTGTGGTTTATGAAAAACTTATGAACGCCTGGAAGGGTGGCAAGGTCGACGTTCAGGACTTCTTATTTCCTCTAGCTATTGATATGTCTCCGGAAAAAGTAGAAGCCCTTTTGACTTTGGGTAAGGACATTGAGCGCTTGGGTGTATTCATCGAATCTTTGGGGCCTGGCACGATCGGTGTGAAAGCGGCTCCTTTGATGATTAAAGAGTCTATCTTAAGCAGCGTTCTTGATAAAATGGCGAATGAAATTGTCGAACAGGGCGGAAGTTATTCTTTGGAGCGAGTTGTTGGCGACATTTGTGCGACTATGGCCTGCCATTCCGTGGTGCGTGCTGGACAAGCTTTGGGGGTCGATCAAATGAAATCTCTTTTAAGAGACATGGATCAATTCCCCCTTTCAAGTTTCTGTCCTCACGGCCGTCCGGTGAGCGTGGAGTATCCGTTCTATAAGCTTGAAAAAGATTTTGGTCGCATCGTTTGATGAATAAATCTAAGCCTGTGATTTTTGTTGTCGGATCGACAGCCACTGGAAAATCCGAGTGGGCGCTCCGACTTGCACAAGAATTTAAAGGTGTGATTGTGAACTGTGATTCTATTCAAGTTTACAAAAAAGTCGATATTGGCGCCGCAAAGCCCTCAAAAGAAGAACAAGCCCTGGTGCCTCACCATCTTTTGGATTACGTGAATCCTCCGCAGGAGATGACAGCCGGTCAGTATTGCCGCGACTTTTACGAAGTCATGGAAAAGATTCCTGAAGGAACGCCCGTGTTTGTCGTCGGGGGAACGGGTTTTTATTTCATGGCCATTGAAAAGGGCATGTATCCCGTATTGCCAGTGTCTGAAGAAGTTCAAAAACAAGTTGCCGAAGAGCTGAAAACCGAATCGGGAGCGCAAAAACTTCATCAGGAACTTTTAGAAAAAGATCCCGAGTACGGTGCTAAAATTCATTTGTCTGACCACTACCGCATCGGTCGTGCGATCGAATTAATTCGCACTCAAGGTAAGAGCGTGACTGCGATTCAAAAAGAATTTGAAGAGTCGCGAGCGCCCTTTCCATTTCCTCTTTTGAAGATCGGACCTTCTTGGGATCGCGAACTCTTAAAAGAGCGCATTGATCTTCGCACTCGAAAAATGCTCGAGGCGGGATTGATTGAAGAGGTAAAACAGCTTCTCGATGAAGGTCTGGAATTGTGGGCGCCGATGAGCAGCGTGGGCTATAAAGAAACCATCGCGTATTTGAAAAACGAAATCTCTAAAGAACAGCTTCTTGAGGACATCTCTACCAACACAAGACAGCTCGCTAAACGGCAAAGAACCTGGTTTCAGCGAGACAAAAATATCCATTGGTTCGACGGAAAAACAGGCTTTTCCCAAGCAAGATCCGTGGTCGAGGAATTCCTAAATCCTTTTGACCCCACGAAAGGGAAAGCTGGAGAATGAGGTTACTATGAAAAGCATGACAGGGTACGGCACCGCGAGAGTTCAAACCAAAGACGTCACCGTTGAGGTGAGTATTCGTGCCGTGAACGGCCGCTTCTTAGAGCCACGATTCCACTTACCCCGCGAATTCGTATCGCAGGAATCAGAACTAAAAAAAATCTTAAGCCAAACCTTATTGCGCGGAACGATTGATATCTTCGTTTCTCGCCGTGTTCGTAACACCGCCGCGAAAGCGCAAATGACGGTGAATGATACATTGGCGAAGAAATACATGACTGCCTACAAACATCTTTCCAAAGAGTTAGGTGTTCCATTTCAAGTACATCTTGAAGCTTTAGCTCGTCTTCCAGAAATCATTAAAGTGGAAGAGTCCTACGAGATGTTTACCGGCGAAGATAAGATTCTAAAAAAAGCTTTCACAGCGGCTTGCAAGGCCTGCAACGCAGAACGCACGCGCGAGGGGAAAGCTCTTCGTCGCGATTTAGAGAAGCTTCTTTTGTCGTTAGAAAGACAAGTTAAAGTAATCAGTGAACTGCGTGGCGAAGCAAACGCTCAGTTGCAAGAGAAGTTTGAGCAAAAAATCCGTGCCCGTCTTAAAGGCAATGACATTGATCCGACTCGTTTATCGCAGGAAATCGTTATTCAGTTAGAAAAAGCGGATATTAATGAGGAACTCACGCGTTTGAGCGAACATATTAAGAACTACCGCCAACTCGTGACTTCTCAGCAGGCGGAAGGGAAGAAATTAGATTTTTATACCCAAGAGCTGCTCCGCGAGGTGAATACGATTGGATCCAAGTCTCAGGTAGCCAAGATCACTCAAGCCGTGGTAGAAGCAAAAACCCTTATTGAAAGACTTAGAGAACAGGTACAAAACGTCCAATGAAGACGCGTCTTATTATTGTCGCCGCTCCAAGCGGTGCTGGAAAAAGTAGTTTTGTCGAAAAGATCAGCCAGGAAGATCCTCGCTTGGTCGACATTATTACTTTTACGACGCGCTCTATGCGTAAGGGCGAAAGTGAAGGGCATCCCTATCACTTTATCAGTTCCGAGGATTTCCAGAAAAAGATCGAAGAAGGCTTCTTTGTCGAGTGGGCTCGTGTTCACACGAACTATTACGGCACCTCCTATGACAGCATCGAAACTTCCTGG harbors:
- the miaA gene encoding tRNA (adenosine(37)-N6)-dimethylallyltransferase MiaA, yielding MNKSKPVIFVVGSTATGKSEWALRLAQEFKGVIVNCDSIQVYKKVDIGAAKPSKEEQALVPHHLLDYVNPPQEMTAGQYCRDFYEVMEKIPEGTPVFVVGGTGFYFMAIEKGMYPVLPVSEEVQKQVAEELKTESGAQKLHQELLEKDPEYGAKIHLSDHYRIGRAIELIRTQGKSVTAIQKEFEESRAPFPFPLLKIGPSWDRELLKERIDLRTRKMLEAGLIEEVKQLLDEGLELWAPMSSVGYKETIAYLKNEISKEQLLEDISTNTRQLAKRQRTWFQRDKNIHWFDGKTGFSQARSVVEEFLNPFDPTKGKAGE
- a CDS encoding YicC/YloC family endoribonuclease, with amino-acid sequence MKSMTGYGTARVQTKDVTVEVSIRAVNGRFLEPRFHLPREFVSQESELKKILSQTLLRGTIDIFVSRRVRNTAAKAQMTVNDTLAKKYMTAYKHLSKELGVPFQVHLEALARLPEIIKVEESYEMFTGEDKILKKAFTAACKACNAERTREGKALRRDLEKLLLSLERQVKVISELRGEANAQLQEKFEQKIRARLKGNDIDPTRLSQEIVIQLEKADINEELTRLSEHIKNYRQLVTSQQAEGKKLDFYTQELLREVNTIGSKSQVAKITQAVVEAKTLIERLREQVQNVQ
- the mutL gene encoding DNA mismatch repair endonuclease MutL, with amino-acid sequence MSIQVLPPEVVDQIAAGEVVERPAHLVKELVENSIDAGATRVHVEFFDGGRIVKVIDNGKGMAPEDLPKALERFATSKISKTDDLWRLRTFGFRGEALASIAAVSKLTLTSRRPDDEQAHQLISEYGRKKDIDKVGGSQGTTILIENLFDNTPARLKFLKSDAAENTAIKTTLKAMALSHYDVEFRIQENGKLVSFWPACKNRKDRVEQILEIKPLFVGEASRENVKAYAVFADPHNVAKTAKNIWLFAQNRWIQDRSLQAAVNEAYRSLLMHGEYPIAVVWVETDPDCVDVNIHPTKSQVKFQEPSLAFRAVAGALRSTLEQAPWLPAQQRPQPIAPLSDVSPADYPSTQGLPNFLNSSPAMPVMPKENLAFDDSSLKATSFQKKDFSFPGSSVNQPKVSYQTLAEAASSRESLGPSTIVEPEAPCGYWSSLEVLGQANLTYIVTQARDKIVFVDQHAAHERVVYEKLMNAWKGGKVDVQDFLFPLAIDMSPEKVEALLTLGKDIERLGVFIESLGPGTIGVKAAPLMIKESILSSVLDKMANEIVEQGGSYSLERVVGDICATMACHSVVRAGQALGVDQMKSLLRDMDQFPLSSFCPHGRPVSVEYPFYKLEKDFGRIV